In a single window of the Penaeus monodon isolate SGIC_2016 chromosome 3, NSTDA_Pmon_1, whole genome shotgun sequence genome:
- the LOC119595868 gene encoding cuticle protein 7-like isoform X5, with protein MFTRAVIALALVAVTLAAPSQPSYGYAPPATYDAPAKYDFNYAVKDDYSGNDFGHQEARDGYDTQGSYYVLLPDGRLQKVAYTVNGDSGYVAEVSYEGEAQYPEYKPAPAYKPAPAYNPAPAYKPAPAYKPEPTYA; from the exons ATGTTCACTAGG GCCGTCATCGCTCTCGCCCTTGTAGCCGTCACTCTGGCTGCTCCTTCACAGCCTTCCTATGGATATGCTCCTCCGGCAACCTATGAT GCTCCCgctaagtacgacttcaactacgccgtgaaggacgactactccggcAACGACTTTGGTCACCAAGAGGCCCGTGACGGATACGACACCCAGGGATCTTACTACGTcctccttcccgacggtcgtctgcagaaggtcgccTACACTGTCAATGGCGACTCTGGTTACGTGGCtgaggtcagctacgagggtgaagcccagtaccccgagtacaagcctgctcctgcctacaagcctgctcctgcctacaaCCCCGCCCCCGCTTACAAGCCAGCCCCTGCCTACAAGCCTGAACCTACATACGCCTAA
- the LOC119595868 gene encoding cuticle protein 7-like isoform X4 — protein sequence MFTKAVIALALVAVTLAAPSQPSYGYAPPATYDAPAKYDFNYAVKDDYSGNDFGHQEARDGYDTQGSYYVLLPDGRLQKVAYTVNGDSGYVAEVSYEGEAQYPEYKPAPAYKPAPAYNPAPAYKPAPAYKPEPTYA from the exons GCCGTCATCGCTCTCGCCCTTGTAGCCGTCACTCTGGCTGCTCCTTCACAGCCTTCCTATGGATATGCTCCTCCGGCAACCTATGAT GCTCCCgctaagtacgacttcaactacgccgtgaaggacgactactccggcAACGACTTTGGTCACCAAGAGGCCCGTGACGGATACGACACCCAGGGATCTTACTACGTcctccttcccgacggtcgtctgcagaaggtcgccTACACTGTCAATGGCGACTCTGGTTACGTGGCtgaggtcagctacgagggtgaagcccagtaccccgagtacaagcctgctcctgcctacaagcctgctcctgcctacaaCCCCGCCCCCGCTTACAAGCCAGCCCCTGCCTACAAGCCTGAACCTACATACGCCTAA